From one Mytilus trossulus isolate FHL-02 chromosome 10, PNRI_Mtr1.1.1.hap1, whole genome shotgun sequence genomic stretch:
- the LOC134688011 gene encoding DNA-binding protein HEXBP-like translates to MTDETGACASINPPKTDELIGLMTDMMKLMKEDKERTTVSSRYQPRGRGGYGRGQQGGNQKDLQCWTCYDFGHTSRECHKNRQTGQRGKPGGCWTCGRPGHISRDCSQNPGNENRLM, encoded by the coding sequence ATGACAGATGAAACAGGTGCATGTGCAAGTATCAACCCGCCAAAAACAGACGAGCTTATTGGTCTGATGACAGACATGATGAAACTGATGAAAGAGGATAAAGAAAGAACAACAGTTTCTTCTAGATATCAGCCACGTGGTAGAGGAGGCTATGGTCGAGGGCAGCAAGGAGGAAATCAGAAGGACTTGCAATGTTGGACTTGTTATGATTTTGGCCATACAAGCAGAGAATGCCATAAAAATAGACAGACGGGACAGCGCGGGAAACCTGGTGGTTGCTGGACATGTGGGAGACCTGGACATATTAGCAGAGATTGCAGCCAGAATCCGGGAAACGAAAACAGGCTGATGTGA
- the LOC134688012 gene encoding uncharacterized protein LOC134688012 yields MTTNYVGIIESKLRQTNKKPVLLARSLVTSQKLTVPLRVANFSSEDVTIYRNTTLGIFSTIDENFDKDKGVCGAVNSSTVCTGIRNTIDNMHVDCSLNLEQKGRLNSLLEEYSSIFSNGPADLGRTSLVKHHIGTGSSGPLRQGIRRVPIRKQKEIKDHIDNMLQERIIQPSCSPWAAPVILVPKKNGSTRFCIDYRRINSVTK; encoded by the coding sequence ATGACGACAAATTATGTCGGTATAATTGAATCAAAATTAAGGCAAACAAATAAGAAACCTGTACTGTTAGCGCGAAGCCTTGTAACGTCCCAAAAATTGACTGTACCATTGAGGGTAGCAAATTTTTCAAGTGAAGACGTGACAATCTACAGAAACACTACTCTAGGGATTTTCTCTACGATTGATGAGAACTTTGATAAAGACAAGGGTGTTTGTGGTGCGGTAAACAGTTCTACGGTTTGTACTGGCATCAGAAACACAATTGATAATATGCATGTTGATTGTTCATTAAATCTTGAACAAAAAGGAAGACTCAATTCCCTGTTAGAGGAATATAGCAGCATATTTTCAAACGGACCAGCTGATCTTGGTCGAACCTCATTGGTGAAACACCACATTGGAACAGGTAGTAGTGGTCCCCTGCGACAAGGGATAAGACGTGTGCCTATACGCAAGCAGAAAGAAATCAAAGATCACATTGACAACATGTTACAGGAAAGGATTATTCAGCCATCATGTAGCCCTTGGGCAGCTCCTGTGATTTTAGTGCCTAAGAAGAATGGTAGTACTAGGTTTTGTATTGATTATCGCCGGATAAATTCAGTCACTAAATAG